One Prosthecobacter vanneervenii genomic window carries:
- the tnpA gene encoding IS200/IS605 family transposase, which translates to MPQSLANLYIHLIFSTKERVPCLSASVRPDLHAYMATVLANLHSPAVLINSVADHVHLLFNMGRTVTLAQVVEDVKKSSSKWIKTQNAALAGFAWQAGYGAFSVSESNVPKVANYIRNQEEHHRVKTFQEEYREFLARHKMPFDERYVWD; encoded by the coding sequence ATGCCGCAATCGCTCGCGAACCTCTACATCCACCTGATTTTCTCCACGAAGGAACGGGTTCCCTGCCTGTCCGCCTCGGTGCGTCCGGATCTGCATGCGTACATGGCCACGGTGCTGGCCAATCTGCACTCCCCGGCGGTGCTCATCAACTCGGTGGCGGACCATGTGCATCTGCTTTTCAACATGGGCCGCACGGTCACGCTGGCGCAGGTGGTGGAGGACGTGAAAAAATCGTCCTCCAAATGGATCAAGACGCAGAATGCAGCACTCGCGGGCTTTGCGTGGCAGGCAGGATACGGCGCGTTCTCAGTGAGCGAATCCAACGTGCCCAAGGTGGCGAATTACATCCGCAATCAGGAGGAGCACCATCGCGTGAAGACGTTTCAGGAAGAGTACCGGGAGTTTCTGGCCAGGCACAAGATGCCGTTTGATGAACGGTATGTGTGGGATTGA
- a CDS encoding glycerophosphodiester phosphodiesterase, with protein sequence MKTIAHRGGMGRGLQNSPAGVRLAAQHQADYVELDVVRAADGEFHCAHFGWNTKSALRECLAEIGPHMRLIAHLKGDYTEADLICVTEYLAAHLPWEKVVLASHRSRVLWRMRQLIPDIRLARFGLLPALAALWRRQPWDCCMVNQLVLTRWLVQALQRRGYEVVSSCVWELRSRQSVRRLGVDGAFVNLHEGQTMPLVSGTP encoded by the coding sequence ATGAAAACCATCGCCCATCGTGGTGGCATGGGCCGGGGCCTGCAAAACAGCCCTGCCGGGGTGCGCCTCGCTGCACAGCATCAAGCAGACTATGTGGAACTCGACGTGGTGCGTGCTGCTGACGGCGAATTCCACTGCGCGCATTTTGGGTGGAATACGAAGAGCGCGCTGCGCGAGTGCCTGGCGGAAATCGGCCCCCACATGCGCCTCATCGCCCATCTCAAGGGCGATTACACTGAGGCAGATCTCATCTGCGTGACCGAGTATCTGGCAGCGCATCTACCATGGGAAAAGGTGGTCCTGGCTTCGCACAGGAGCCGTGTTTTGTGGAGAATGCGGCAGCTGATACCCGACATCCGTTTGGCCCGCTTTGGCCTCCTGCCCGCCCTGGCGGCGCTCTGGCGGCGGCAGCCGTGGGACTGCTGCATGGTCAATCAACTGGTGCTGACCCGCTGGCTCGTGCAAGCGCTCCAGAGACGCGGCTATGAGGTCGTCTCCAGCTGCGTGTGGGAGCTGCGCTCAAGGCAGAGCGTGCGGCGGCTGGGCGTGGACGGTGCCTTTGTGAATCTGCACGAGGGGCAGACCATGCCGCTTGTAAGCGGCACCCCATGA